The Heyndrickxia acidicola sequence TGGGGCGTTGGCCATAATCTTTTATATCCAGCATTAGACCTGCGTTCTTACAAGATAAACCTGATGGGCACTTCATAAGAGTCCATAAATGATATTAGAAGGGAGAATGGTTCGATGGCGAAAGATGACGTTATCGAGGTAGAAGGCACTGTTAGTGAAACTTTGCCAAATGCCATGTTTAAGGTAGAATTAGAGAATGGTCATACTGTGTTAGCTCATGTTTCAGGTAAAATCAGAATGCATTTTATTCGTATCTTGCCAGGAGACAAAGTGACAGTTGAACTTTCTCCGTACGATCTAACACGCGGAAGAATTACGTATCGTTATAAATAAACCAATATGCACTCCGTACTATTAAGGAGGTAAATCAGATGAAAGTCAGACCATCAGTTAAGCCAATCTGTGAGAAATGTAAAGTTATTCGCAGAAAAGGCAAAGTTATGGTTATTTGTGAAAACCCAAAACATAAACAAAAACAAGGATAATATTAAAGGAGGTGCGCTAATAGATGGCACGTATTGCTGGTGTTGATATCCCACGTGACAAACGTATTGTGATTTCATTAACTTATATTTATGGTATTGGTAAACAAACAGCTCAAAAGGTACTTGCAGAGGCAGGCGTTTCTGAAGATACTCGCGTTCGCGACCTTACAGAAGATGAATTGAACAAAATCCGTGATATCATCGACAAATTAAAAGTTGAAGGTGACCTTCGCCGTGAGATCTCTCTTAACATTAAACGCTTAATGGAAATTGGATCTTTCCGTGGTCTTCGCCACCGTAGAGGCTTACCAGTTCGTGGACAAAATACGAAGAACAATGCACGTACTCGTAAGGGTCCTCGTAAAACTGTAGCAGGCAAAAAGAAATAATTAGTAAAGGAGGTTCATTAAGTTATGGCACGTAAAACACAAACTCGTAAACGTCGTGTGAAAAAGAATATTGAAACAGGTATTGCACACATTCGTTCTACATTCAACAATACAATCGTAACAATCACAGATTCTCATGGTAATGCTATTTCTTGGTCTAGTGCTGGTGCTCTTGGATTTAAAGGTTCTCGTAAATCTACTCCATTCGCAGCACAAATGGCAGCTGAAACAGCAGCTAAAACATCTATGGAACATGGCATGAAAACTCTTGAAGTTACTGTTAAAGGACCTGGTGCAGGCCGTGAAGCTGCTATCCGTGCACTTCAAGCTGCAGGACTAGAAGTAACTGCTATCAAAGACGTTACACCTGTTCCTCATAATGGATGCCGCCCACCAAAACGTCGTCGTGTTTAATTTTTCTGTATAGAATTTGTATCCCTGTCTATAATGGGATATGATATGTATTTTATTGACAGAAATGATTAATCCAGTTGTTGTGCACAAACGGGAAGTTAACATGAGGAATTTCGGTGGATGATGACTTGTCTCCGGGGTTTCGACGTTTTGAAGGAGGGTAAATTTGAATGATTGAAATTGAAAAACCAAAAATTGAAACGGTTGAGGTCAACGATGATGCCAAATATGGCAAGTTCGT is a genomic window containing:
- the rpmJ gene encoding 50S ribosomal protein L36, with the protein product MKVRPSVKPICEKCKVIRRKGKVMVICENPKHKQKQG
- the infA gene encoding translation initiation factor IF-1; this encodes MAKDDVIEVEGTVSETLPNAMFKVELENGHTVLAHVSGKIRMHFIRILPGDKVTVELSPYDLTRGRITYRYK
- the rpsK gene encoding 30S ribosomal protein S11 → MARKTQTRKRRVKKNIETGIAHIRSTFNNTIVTITDSHGNAISWSSAGALGFKGSRKSTPFAAQMAAETAAKTSMEHGMKTLEVTVKGPGAGREAAIRALQAAGLEVTAIKDVTPVPHNGCRPPKRRRV
- the rpsM gene encoding 30S ribosomal protein S13 is translated as MARIAGVDIPRDKRIVISLTYIYGIGKQTAQKVLAEAGVSEDTRVRDLTEDELNKIRDIIDKLKVEGDLRREISLNIKRLMEIGSFRGLRHRRGLPVRGQNTKNNARTRKGPRKTVAGKKK